The genomic window GGAGCGGATCATACTTTAGCTTAACTAGGCAGAGCTGCCAAAACCCAGCTCCTCGACTCCACGGAGCAGGGAAGTTCCAAACAGGGcctatactacatcaccctttctaTACGGGAAAAATCCTAAGACATCACAAGTAGCAAGGAGGAGGGGCTCAAATGCAGAAGTTCCGGATTGGGCACCAACGACTTTTCTGTAGTGATTTGACTCAAAGTATTTATGAGAATCATCTGAAGATTTATGTAAACCTATATAAGTTAGTTGCTCACAACCTAAGTGCTTTAATTAGGGCACATattcttttgaaaaaaaaagaatATACTTTTAGGGATTGGGTTATGAGCAAAGGATAGTTTGTTAGGGAGAGAGGAATAGCTAGTGTGACCATTGCTAAGTCCAGAGAAGTTGATTAAATAAACCAGAGTAACAAACCAGCAAATCCAACTGAAGCAGAACAAAAAAAAGCAATGGCAAAAACCAGGGTGTTACATCTaaagaccaagcaatcacacaatcATAACACCGATATTTGTTAATGAGTTTCAGTAATACGGCTATATCCCCAGAGCCTGACTATGAACGCTCCTCCCCAGGGCTACAATAACGCATCAAGGCCGCTTAGCCATTGGCACACGCTGCCGACACCCATGCGTGTCTGCGCTATTACGTTGATATAGATAACATTGTGTGTGTACTTTCTGATTATGTAAGAGGCCCCTACTGGACATACATCTACTGGGTTAACTAGTACTAGACGTACTATAGTAAGCAAAAGGACTGCATGTTTCAAGGTGTGGCCACATGGTCCCCCCACTCCGTCCATGGTTAAGTACATCCAACTTACTAATTGGATCGATGCCGCAGCTAGCGTGATCCGTAAATTATGCGGAACCAAGTTAGACAAGTAGAATCTATCGTGCAGTGTACCGTATCTTTTAATTTTCAGACCTTGGTCGATGCGAATTGCACATGGCTGCCTGATGATCCCGTTTTGTAGCTCTTATTAACCTCCCCACCCTGCCTGTCAGTATGGAGGTcattagagcatcttcaatagaagaTGCAAATTTGTAGATGAAAAAGCAggagatgtaaaatttacatctcTAGAAAGTGCTTTTAACATATCCAAAAAAGGTCCAACTTCAACCGATGATGTAAAACGGAGTTGTATTAGTGCAACTTCAATAGGTGATACAAAATTGAGATGTAAATTTTATAAACTTCAAATACTACTTGATTTCAAACATAATTCAAACATATCAGCTGCAACTACTACTTCATTTCAAACATAATTAAACATAGTtctaattaaaacttaattaaacatAATTTTAATTTGAAGGACTAATAGTAGTTCATACAACTACATCCATCGAACTACTACTCCTCCAAGATGAACTACTCCTCGTCAGAGCTCTTGAACTAGTCCTAGAACTCGTCCTTGCTCGGGTCATCGCACCCCTCGTCATCCTCCTTCGAGTTGCCCCAGTCCTCCTCCGAGTCGCCCTAGTCCTCCTCCGAGGACATGATGGGGATCACCGTCGAGGGGCTGACCtcgtcctccttcttcttcttcttctgctcgaCTTCACGCTTCGAGACGAACTCCTGCTCCTCCTGAACATACTCCGGATGCTCCCGCGCAAACCTCGTCATCGACGCCTTGTTGCTATCGCCAGGAATaacgaccatggagggcctcttcTTTGTCTTGATCTCCTCCATACGAatcccccccccgccgccgccccctgggCACAAGCATGTCCGCTTCCGCCCTGGACTTGACCTCCGAGAAGTTGAGATCCTTCTTCGGCCTCCCGGCATGCCACACTGTCACGTCATAGGCACGCGCGACCATGTCGGCGGTGGCGTAGGTGTTGAGCCAAAAGCGGTGACCGGCAGCGGGGAACTCCACCCCGAAATTGTCGGAGGCTTCGCCCTCATGACGAAGAAGCCTGTCTTGCTCCTTGGagtcttcttcggcggcatggtgagggcgttggcggcggcggtggtgcggtgTGGGAGGCGGGCAGCGGTGCGGTGCGGGAGGGCGTTGGCAGCGGCCAGGACGGGCGATGCCGCTGCGGCACGGTGCGAGAGGGCGTTAGCGCCGGCGAGGACGGGCTGCGCGGTGGGACGGGTGGGGTAGCGGCCAAATCGGGGGTCAGCGGCGGGTTAAAGAACAACCGATTCGCGGCAGGGACGACAGCCGAAACAGGGCGAGATCAGCTACGGGGGGTGGGGGAGGCGCGGATCTGTTGCCGGGCGGCGGTAGCGCGGTGCAAGGTGCGGCGCCCGAatggtggggcggcggcggggaggagagaggagggggaatgAAAGGAATGGCAGTTGGTGGGTTGGCGGGCGGCGGCGTTTTTACATCTTCTGGAGTTGGAGATGTAAATTTGCACCGCGAAGTGATACATATAGAACATCTGTCGGAGAGGTGTTTTTAGCCTCGGAGATACAAAAAATAGTTATTCTTGCATCTGCATctcctattggagatgctcttagcctgTATAAATAACAAGGGTTTAGTGGGCATATTGTGCAACCCACACGGCCTACGCCTACCTTCTCTCTGTTGTATGTACTACAAAAAGATGAGCTACATTGATGGCGCCTATAGCAGCCGTGGCCGTGCCCGTCTTGGCCTGCAGTCATCCCTCCTCTGAGGGGCGGCCGTGGCCGTCTTGGCCTACAGTCATCCCTCCTATGAGGGGCGGCCATCCCGGGTGTGTCCCCTGGCTTATCCTCATCATTTCTAATAGGAATCCTAAAGTGTCTCGTAAGGTGAAAAGCATAAATACCATCATAAATAACACCCTTCGAGCAGTTAGTGTGTAGCCGTCATGCAACATAGAAGTTTTGTCACCGtaaaaagcatgacgcaaaatagCAAGATCAGGTGAACTAGGCGTTTCACTCTCCCATCTACCAGTTAAACACCTCTCGGCAAATAATGAATAGTAGCATAAAATGGAAAATTGTAGCAACTCTAGTATTAGAGACTCCTCTCAGCTCCCCCAGGGTTATGTCTAACATAAAGTCCTCAAAATCTCCAGTGTTGGCTCTAAGGACTACCCTCATTAGGAACTTTGCATACTTGACAAAACCTATCAAGTGccatttcataagattgatcatagaTGTGAAATGATACGGTAGGTGTGTCTCTCCTAGGCATAAATCAAAAAAATTGCACAAAACTATTGGCGGGGAGAAGATACCGATCACACATATCTTGGAGGAACGAGGTGAGCCCTGCATTGTTAGCCAAATGATAGAAATCGTCTTGAATACATGCGTCTCTCGAGAAAGTATCGCACGGACATTCATGCGGCCGCACGAGGGGGGTTGTACTTGGGCTTCTCCTCCAGAGTTTCCGAGGAACCACGGCTAGAAGAACCTCTCAAGAGCCTCCTAAGCATTTTCTGTTCTCGAAAAAatctctgaaatttttagtcctcGATATAGAAGTGAATGGAACTGAACAAAATTTATAGCTACTATAGTAAGCAAAAGGACTGCATGTTTCAAGGTGTGTGGTGTGGCCACATGGCTCCCCCACTCTGTCCATGGTTAAGTACATCCAACTTACTAATTGGATCGATGCCGCAGCTTAGCATGACCCGTAAATGATGCCGAATCAAGTTAAACAAGTACTAGAATCTATCGTGCAGGTGTAGCGTATCTTTGAATTTTCAGACCTTGGTCAATGCGAATTGCACATGCGTGATGTTCCCGTTACTTTGGTAGCTCTTGTTCTTAAATTATAAATAAATCTCTCCACCCTGCGTGTGGCGTGGGAGTGGATCACATTGAGCTTAGGTAGGATACGACTAGTCAGCAGTATGGATCAGGTCATTAGCCGTGTATAAATAACAAGGGTTTAGTGGGCATATTGTGCAACCCacacgcccctcccctcccctcttgtACTACTAGGTACAAGAAGAAGCTGAGCTACAGTAATGGCGGCCAGAGCAGCTGCGGCCGTGGCCGTCGTGGCCTTGGTCTGCGCAGTGCAGTCGTCCCTCTCAGGGGCAGCCGTCCCGGGCCTGTCCCCTGGCTTCTACAAGACGACCTGCCCACGGCTGGAGCAAATCGTGAACGCCCAAGTGACGGCGACCTTCAACAATGACCAAGGTGTCGCTCCCGCCCTCCTGCGCATCCTCTTCCACGACTGCTTTACGCAGGTAGGTTTATGCATTACATTTTCTTTAGGAAAGGAGGAtgactcccggcctctgcatctgtaAGATGCATGCCGCCACAGTTTCTGCATTACATGGATGAGAAATActatctactactccctccatcccataatataagacgtttttgcattGCTACTTTAACGTTGCAGGGCTGCGACGCGTCGGTGCTCATCAAAGGCCGCGGCAGCGAGCAGATCCCCGGCGGACCCAACGGGACTCTCCGCCGCGTGGCTCTGGACCTCATCGATCGCATCCACCGCGAGGCCCAAGCTGCCTGCCCTCGGGTGGTCTCATGCGCCGACGTTACCGTGCTCGCTACCCGCGACGCGCTGTTCAAGGCCGGCGGTCCCCGTTTCAACGTCGACCTGGGCCGGCTTGACTCGTTCGCCCCGGCGCCAGATAAGGTTAACGACCTGCCCTCGCCCTTCGACGGCGCGGACAGGCACATCCAGGCCTTCAAGGCCCGCAAACTCAGCACCGATGACCTGGTTTCCCTCTCCGGCGCGCACACCTTCGGCGTGGCCCACTGCGGGGTCATCGCACCCCGGGGCACCCCGTCCATGGATCCCCAGCTCGCCGAGAAGCTACGGAAGACGTGCACCAAACCCACGGCAACAACCACGCAAGACCTCGACGTCCTCACGCCGCACGTCTTCGACAACAAGTACTACCAGGGCCTGACCCAGAAGAAGGGGATGTTCCTGTCCGACCAGTCGCTCATCGACCACCCGCTCACCAAGAACCTCGCCCTCACCTTCTCCAAAAACCAGACAGCCTTCTTCATCGAGTTCGCCAAGTCGATGACCAAGATGACCGAGATGGGTGTGATCACCAGCAAGCTGCAGGGCGAGGTCCGGGCCGACTGCACCGTCGCAGGGAAGCCCCCCCGCATcgaggccgccaccgccgccgaccagGGGTTCACGGCCGACATGTAAGACATGTTCCATGCAACGTAGCGTTCCTCAGCTAACCGTGTCCGTGCGTATACGCACGCGCGGTGGCTTTATGTTTGTGTGTGCGTCTTGTGCTTGTGCTGCCTAGCTAGTACTACTCCTAGTTAGTTAATAATGAGCGGTCGGTTCACTTGCTTCCTAGCATTAGCATAGGATTGATCGAGGTTCCTAGTTTTGGGACACCCTTGTAAGGTCTTCGTCATGTCTTTTTCAGATTTCCAACATCCGTAATGTCGTATTTACATTTCAACATAGTAATGTTTTCGACAGGCTGTGCATGCGACCAGAAACTATATTGACATGTCGCTCTGGGAGGGTGGTGCTGTATGAAGGTAGTCAACGCAGACAGCACAAGACCAGTAGTGCTACCAAAACATGTCATCTTAACTACTTGCTCCAGAGTTAATTGCAAGAAATCATCACATTTGGGCCTTCATTTGCAAAAAAAATACCTAGTCCTTGATTATTTACAGAATTGACATACACCTCCATGGATTTCACAAAGACACCCTTATTCATAAAATGAAAAAGCAATCAGCCTGCCTCGCAGCCCCGTCGCCTGCCTCCTACGAACCACGAGGCGGACTCCGGAGGGACgacctctgatgacccacaagtataggggattaatcgtagtcctttcgataagtaagagtgtcgaacccaatgaggagcaaaaagaaatgataagcaatttccagcaaggtattctttgcaagtgtTGTATGTAACAGTGGTAGATAGTTTTGCAgtaaggtaattcgtaacaagtGACAGGTAACAAAAGTAGCAAGTGTGcaacaagatagcccaatcctttttgtagcaaaggatggGCCTTAAAgtactcttatataaagcaaagcgctttcgaggacacatgtgaatttcCGCCTAGTCATGTTCATCATGTTGAGTTGATCCaagttcgttactttgataatttgatatgcggatGGACCGATGctaaggtgttgttcttacttggacaagcaacccagttatgattaccccctctcgcaagcatctgcaactatgaaagaacAATTAAGATAAATATAACCATGAaatatgtggatccaaatcagccacttacgaaataacgcataaattggggtttaaacttctgtcactctagcaacacatcatctacttattactccataatgccttcccttaggcccaaactatggtgaagtgtcatgtagttgacgtttaCACGACACCACTAAAGGGAGCAACAACGTACATATCATCAAAAGTCATAACTAGTACAATGATTATTTATAACAAGACTTCTACCATGTCCTCggaaacaaaagtaactactcacaaatgatcaccatgttcaagatcagaggtatAATAATTATGAATAAGGATTTGAACATATTatctttcaccaagtaaaccaacaagcatcagctacaagacgtaatcaacactactagtaacccgcAAGTACCAATCTGAAATTtcgagacaaagattgaatacaagagatgaattagggtttgagatgagatggacTAGTGCAGAAAACACACATCAtgtaattatctcatgccatcatgtttagttagtcatcatatctttgaattatgtaatgctatgctatccagtttagatagacattatatatgtgaaattatgtcatgctatcctttttagttaaacaatatatatgtgaactatttcatgccctcttttttcacactatttattgcatttgtctctcatacaaggTCTATATATTCaactacttttcttgtttattagccatttgaattgaagggggtgatggcagtatctagcggagtaaaaacatggttttcaaataaaacagtgatacctcttggtggagatagcaccccagttgtacatgcataAGAACCagtcctaccacacataacccagactctcgcaaatTGTACCCCTACTCTGATGGACACAGAACCAGGTTCAGCCAAACTAACCCCAACCTCAGCAGATAGAAATTTTgttccagttgacatagcaccatctctaacatagagctcccaaacaacaacagttagtaaggcagctccagtgtcCAAAGCGTCAGgactaccatggcgaaccccaactccaccagttagtacacctattcctgtggacgaAGCACAACCAGTCATTCGTAGTTTAGCATATATCACAGTTggtgttgttaaatcatatgtgtgtatcttcccatcatggaaatattatactgaagatgaacaAAAAAGACAGTTGCAGGTGTTCGTCtatgagttatgtgtaagtaatgttattcatggcaattactttgctttgtcccgtacatcctacctccatgttggttataatacatcaaatgttcccatttttctctatagagaatgaccgatttggaaactcgggatgaggtaacctgtactaatacctctgctatcttcaagaatgtttTGTGGccgtatcggaattacctaaagaaaacgtacttcactggcaaggaaactcatcaaattctcttactttctcctgagacacatttacgggGCGATGACTgagaatgccttgttctgtactggtcccgaggCAAGAATGAGGTAAGGTCTATGagatcattttttattttgaagTACTATATGCCTGCGTCTTACTTTACTCTGTtcgtgtagaacaagtgcttaaacctgaagaacaattgttctcatttaagattccattgttatggtgcatactgctttgctcttgtatcactgtatttactcatacaaacttatttttaaattgaatgaTCCAATCTACACTCAATGACACAGCAGTTATGTTTAAACATGTTTTTTTAACTGGTTTGCTCTTCTAAATTGCTCtactgatttcaatttcaattgtgtatacagttggcttctcatatcatgcacattactagcatcacaacagagccaatagtgttgttgtacatgtatacccgtggtacccatctgaaatcttgttgtgtcgtgtagtttcccacacttgtattctttcaatggcgctttgtcttgaactgatatgatttgaactgtgtctctatttggatttggcaagacaatgcagtgaccccaacacatagatatatgtttgtttgatgcttttggTATGTACTACCTCACaacagaagacttggtagtttaatcctgtccaccctactactgaactggttcaccgaaatgagtttcatatactacatgctaaacccaTTATGTGTCCGCTTTTttattcttttagaatgctgacagaatattgggaaagagtaccttattaagcaatggtaaaggaaataatgcagataaggttcaggatagtgaaacatccttgttggtctccaacaaagctgataaaacagctcaggaaaactatcttgaaaacagtgagacaaccccaaagtcatatcttgatgtagtgttcgagttactgaccACTACCACtcgcacaagctcttcgaactcactgtctgaattagttcggtttcttgagtctcaacgacaagctgaaagacatcgatcagctatgctatgacaagaagctgaaggactgaggaagtccctagagaattcagatgcatactttctcgtgcaacagcaagcgttggaggattttagcgccaaacaggagaaagctaataagcttgctaagcttattcccagcatggtggatacccaggataacctttcttgagctcttctgaagttgtttcagttatggacttgttttgttgtCGTGTTTATTTGCACCGGTGCCAATTTAgacgcccagtgtatgtaatatgctgctttgttccatatatttgcactggtggggaactttgatgcccagtggatatacTATATGTAATAGCCataatagcctagcgtaagttgcttacttatttatttccttattatcttgtttatttgtttggttGTAGTCACCGCAGTTCTTTTCCCGTTTGCTAGTGGCAcaataaaatattttttaaaactaggccacaataaccatgggaacATACAGACCATTGCAACCATGGTCCTACTACCTGCTATAgagaccatgggcctcctacaggccgtaggatccatgggcctcctatgggctaTAGGATCTGtgggcctcctaccggccgtaggatcttgtgacgcccccgattcaatcgcacactaatcatacacgcaaatgtgtatgataaagatcagggactcacgagaagatatcacaacacaactctagacacaaattaaaataatacaagctttatattacaagccaggggcctcgaggactcgaatacatcagcttgaatacaaacgagtcagcggaagcaacaatatctgagaacagacataagttaaacaagtttgccgtaagaaggctagaacaaaagcaacatgatcgaaaaggcaaggcctcctgcctgggagcctcctaactactcctggtcgtcggcagcctccacgtagtagtaggcaccctcgggtttGTAGTAGTGGTCgtcgaaggtggcatctggctcctggactccgtcatctggttgtgtcatccgagaagaatggaaaagggggaaaagatggAGCAAAGCAAccctgagtactcatccaaagtactggcaagcaaggatctacactacatatgcatcggtgtcaattgaaatgggttgtatatgtggaccaaactgcagaatgccagaagagaaggagaaaagctagtcctatcgaagactagcatcttctggaaatcaccatcttgcagcaacatgagggagtagagtagtataacataagtcatatttatgttgttgtatcaacgctccgagatcctttcttgactcccgAAGCAACATATACAaatcatgcctcagcatccagttctagttgtatcaatcgggatacaactccgagtgtccgttaccgtaggacaggctatcgatagatgttttcttccctgcaggggtgcaccaacttacccaccacgctcgaataactccggtcggacacatttttctgggccatgcccggcctcggccaaacaatacgccgcaacctgacctaggcttaatagagaggtcagcacgccggactaaacctatgcccccaggtgtcatgggccatcgccccgggaactcctgcacgttgccagggcggccggtgagcagacctagctacctcgttaaaaaggcaggtgcttaccagtccaacccggcgcgcgccgctgagTCGCtaatgtctattaagcttcggctgatgcaaacgacgcagaacgcccatactatgcccacatgatggttagtgctatcaggccagaggcccctcggatcaaatatccaaatcttagtggattaggaacgcgcggtaacaagaagagactcacgaaagatgtgaccccgtcgccccgtctcgaggacttgcggcaagggctaagaatgcccggccacgcctcgtaattatctcgcgggcacctttcaggtcaacccgactccacatcactcgcaattaagctcgtgcgggtacccctcagggtcgacccgtctttagtagcatggttcagtgtaaagtcatagtaaccatagtaactgtgtgtctaacaccaaggggaaccctgaggaaccaccctcgatggattccacttgatgtaattatcaaggtgaacgtaagaggaaccaccctcgaggttcacacttgaggggttgcacaacagagttgtatcagaagtggttaaggaggaaatcaccctcgatgaccatgaccgaatag from Triticum aestivum cultivar Chinese Spring chromosome 3B, IWGSC CS RefSeq v2.1, whole genome shotgun sequence includes these protein-coding regions:
- the LOC123068315 gene encoding peroxidase 12 — protein: MAARAAAAVAVVALVCAVQSSLSGAAVPGLSPGFYKTTCPRLEQIVNAQVTATFNNDQGVAPALLRILFHDCFTQGCDASVLIKGRGSEQIPGGPNGTLRRVALDLIDRIHREAQAACPRVVSCADVTVLATRDALFKAGGPRFNVDLGRLDSFAPAPDKVNDLPSPFDGADRHIQAFKARKLSTDDLVSLSGAHTFGVAHCGVIAPRGTPSMDPQLAEKLRKTCTKPTATTTQDLDVLTPHVFDNKYYQGLTQKKGMFLSDQSLIDHPLTKNLALTFSKNQTAFFIEFAKSMTKMTEMGVITSKLQGEVRADCTVAGKPPRIEAATAADQGFTADM